A single genomic interval of Lathyrus oleraceus cultivar Zhongwan6 chromosome 7, CAAS_Psat_ZW6_1.0, whole genome shotgun sequence harbors:
- the LOC127108433 gene encoding uncharacterized protein LOC127108433, which yields MEEDGLLEVDLEIKETKDQDEEVVLLPVKEKEKLEINIPFSEALEQIPIYAKFMKDIISKKHSTDIDPIILTETCSVILQGMKIPVKKTDRGSVTIPCTIGDRKFKKDLFDLGESVSLMPLSIYKKLGIGTVQDTRMTLQFVYRSVRRTYGIMEDVLVKIAKFVFPIDFVILEMPEDEEIPLILGRPFLET from the exons ATGGAGGAAGATGGATTATTAgaagtggatttagaaatcaaggaaactAAGGACCAAGATGAAGAAGTAGTACTGCTACCTGTCAAGGAGAAAGAAAAG cttgaaaTAAACATCCCTTTTTCTGAGGCATTAGAACAAATtccaatatatgccaagttcatgaaagacatcatctccaaaAAGCATTCCACTGATATAGACCCGATCATCCTAACTGAAACATGTAGTGTCATTCTTCAAGGtatgaaaatcccagtgaaaaagaCAGATAGGGGATCAGTTACTATTCcatgcactattggtgatagaaaattcaagaaggaTCTGTTTGACTTAGGAGAAAGTGTAAGCTTGATGCCACTATCCATTTATAAGAAATTAGGCATTGGCACCgttcaagatactcgaatgacaCTTCAGTTTGTGTATCGCTCTGTTAGGCGAACTTATGGGATTATGGAAGACGTTCTTGTAAAAATTGCCAAGTTTGTTTTCCCAATTGACTTCGTCATTCTGGAAATGCCcgaagatgaggagattcctctcatattgggcaGACCATTCTTGGAAACATGA